Part of the Aquimarina sp. TRL1 genome, ATGATTGTTAGTACCTTGATATTTTTTGACCCCTCAGTGCATCATCGAATTATAGCGTTTATCTCTAGATTCTTTAAGATTACTTCTAAAGTAGCTAATACCAAAAAAGCATGGGTAATGCATCCGGTACGAAGTAAGATAATTACCGGAATGTTTGCTCTGTTTTTTATTGTTCAGCTATTGTTCCCCTTTCGATATCTATTGTATCCGGGGGAGTTATTCTGGACAGAAGAAGGATTTCGATTCTCATGGAGGGTGATGTTGATAGAAAAGGCAGGTTATGCCAATTTCAAAATAGTCGATAAGAAAAAAGGAACGTATTTCTATGTCAATAATGATGATTTTCTCACCACGTTTCAACAGAAACAAATGGCGACTCAATCAGATTTTATTTTGCAATATGCACATTATTTAAAGAAACATTTCGAGTCACAGGGACATCAGAATGTCGGGGTTTATGTAGAGAGCTATGTGACATTAAACGGTCGCTTGAGTACTACGTATATCGACCCGGAAGTAGACTTGGGGGAACTAAAAGAATCATTTAAACATAAAACGTGGATTATTCCATTCAAAGATGAAATTAAAGGTTTATAAAATAATTATCGCAATCACGGTATTCGCATTTTCATATACATCATATGGACAGTATGCTATTTCGGGAAAAGTAATTGATACAAAATCCAAAGGAATCCCTGATGCAGATGTGTATAATCAAAATACGGGAGTACATGTAAAAACTGATCAGGAAGGAAAATTTCTGTTTCCTGATGTAAAAGAAGGAAGTTATGTAATCACGGTATTTGGTCTCGCATATGAGATTAGTGAACAACCACTCGATGTTTCCTCAGATACAGAAATAAAGATTGTACTTAAACCTCTGGGAGAAGAACTGTCTGAAGTGTTGATTACACAACGAAAGAAAAAAATATTTGGACTAAAACAATTAAAACCCGTCGAAGGAACGGCTATTTATGCAGGGAAAAAAAGTGAAGTAGTCTTGCTGGAAAACTCTTTGGGAAATCTGGCAGCAAATAATGCCAGGCAAGTATATGCTCAGGTAGTTGGGTTAAATATATATGAGAATAGTATTGGAGGGTTACAGCTTAATATAGGAGGTAGGGGGTTGGACCCTAATAGAACAGCTAATTTTAATACACGTCAGAATGGGTATGATATTAGTGCAGATGTATTGGGCTACCCGGAAAGCTATTATACGCCTCCGGCAGAAGCATTAAGTGAGATTCAGGTGGTCCGGGGAGCTGCATCCTTACAATATGGGACCCAATTCGGAGGGATGATCAACTTTAAAATGAAACAACCGAACCCTGATAAAGAAATAGAATTGGTATCCAGACAAACATTAGGATCATATAATTTATTTACTAGTTTTAATAGTTTAGGAGGAACCAAAGGAAAATTCAGTTACTATGCATATTTTAATTATAAACAAGGAGATGGCTTTAGACCGAATTCTGATTTTGATTCTAAAAATGCCTATGCACATCTGGGATATCAGTTGACAGAAAACACTAAAATAACAGGAGAGTTTACCTATCTGAAATATTTAGCACATCAACCGGGAGGATTGACAGATGACATGTTTGAGGAAGATCCTGCACAAAGTAACAGAACACGAAACTGGTTTGAAGTAGATTGGAAATTGTTTTCCCTCAGGCTGGATCACAAGTTTAGTGATAAAACTGATATGAGTGTAAATTTCTTTGGATTGGATGCTTCTAGATATGCTTTAGGGTTTAGAACAAATAGAGTAGATCAACCAGATGATATTGATGAACCGAGAGATTTGATAACGGGTGATTTTAAAAACTTCGGAGCAGAGGCGAGAGTATTATCCAGATATAATCTCATGGGAGAAGAGTCTATTTTCTTAATAGGAACCAAGTATTATCAAGCAAATAATGACGGACAACAAGGGCCGGGAGATAATGGAACTTCGATTGATTTTGATTTTAAACACGATAAGTTTTCCAGTTATCCTAGCCAATCTAAATTTGATTATCCAAATCTCAATGTGGCAGTATTTGGAGAAAATATTTTTAAGTTCTCAGATAAGTTCTCGGTAACCCCAGGATTTAGATTTGAATACATAAAAACAGAAATAGAAGGAAGCTTCAGAAATATCGTTACAAACCTGGCAGGAGATGTAATTCTGGATGAGACAATTGAAGATAACAGATCCTTGGAACGATCATTTGTATTGTTAGGACTAGGAGCTAGTTATAAGCCATTTGATGGTATGGAACTCTATGGAAATATATCCGAAAACTATAGGTCTGTGACGTTCTCAGATATTAATATAGTAAACCCTTCTTTCAAAATTGATACGGATATACAGGATGAATCAGGATTTACAGCGGATATTGGTGCCAGAGGGAAATTGAATGAAGTGGTTTCTTATGATGTAGGGATTTTTGGGTTGTTCTATAATGATCGTATCGGAGTGATACAACAAGAACAACAAGATGGTGCAGTAAAAAACTTTAGAACCAATGTAGGAGATGCTGTTATTTATGGGATGGAATCTCTGATAGATGTAAACTTGAATAAGGTGCTGTTACAAAATAGTAAAAACACGAGGTTTAATTGGTTTGCTAATACAGCTTTGGTTAATTCCAAGTACCAAAATACAGATAAAGAAGTGGAATTTGTTCCTAATATAAACTTTAAGACAGGAATGTCTTTTGGATATAAAAATTTGGTGACTAGTGTTCAATACTCTTTGTTGACCGATCAGTTTTCTGATGCAGATAATTCGGTAGATCCTAATATTAGCGGAATTATAGGTGTTATTCCATCATATAGCATACTGGATGTTTCAGCTTCTTACACATATAAAATGCTTAAACTGGAAACAGGGATAAATAATTTATTGAACGAAAGCTATTTTACACAACGAGCAACAGGCTATCCAGGACCTGGTATTATACCTTCAGAACCATTGACTTGGTATGTCACCTTGCAATTACAGTTGTAAACAGTAATATAATTCGTCTATGCGCTTTTGGTACATAATAATTGTAATGACTAGGTATGTTTATATCTGAAGTAAAAAGTAATTTAGGAGAAGATATATCTATCTTAATCAGGAAAGACAATCATTCCTGGAATTATTTATGCGAATGTGGAGAGGCTAGTGAGTTAACTGTAAAAGAAATTCAACAAATCAGAGCGATCTTTATAAGTCATACACATATAGATCACTTCGTTAATTTTGATACGATTGTGCGGCATCAGATCGGGATAGAAAGAACAGTTGTGGTTTGTGGTCCCAAAGGAATTAGTGATCAGGTAGCATCCAGACTTAGAGGGTATACCTGGAATTTGGTTGCAGAAAATGCAATTAAGTATCAAATTCGCGAAATATTGGAGGAAGGTCAGGTAAAAACCTATGAAGTGATACCTCCATATTGGAGATTGAAGGAAATAGAAATGGATAGTGAAAATAAAATCTATGAAAATGAAGCTTTTGCGGTTTCATATACCTTATTAGACCATAAAACACCATCTGTAGCATATCGGTTTACAGAACAGGATCGTGTAAAAATATCTTTAGATACCTGTAGCTTTAAAGGAGGAGTATGGGTAGGGGAATTGAAAACCGCATTTGCGAATAACGATGTGGATAGAGAAATAGATGTAGAAGGAACATTGTATAAGGCAGAAGAGTTGTTTTCGTTACTTTGTCTGCAAAAAGGGGATAGCCTGGGGGTAATTATGGATCATGCAGCAAATGAGAGAAATCACCATAAAATCAATAAACTTTTTAAGAACTGCAATACGGTTTTTATAGAGAGTTTTTATAAAAATGAAGATAAAGAACTGGCGGTATTAAATTATCATAGTTATGCCAGAAAATCAGGAGAAATAATGAAAAAAGCAGAAGTAGAAAAAGCAATTCCTGTTCATTTCTCCAGAAAATATAAAGAGAAAGATCTGAAAGCACTTGAAAAAGAGTTTTATGCTGCTTGGAAAGAAGGAGGGTAAAAATACGCTTATTGCAATATATTTGTAATAAAGAATCTTTCTAAAAAGGAATGCAATCTATTTAAAATAGTTCTAAATAAATTATATTTGCATTCGTGATTTAATTATTAATTAAAGATAACATAATCTATGAGGTATTTGATTATTGCTTTTGCACTATTAGTAATTTCTTGTAAAAACGAAAAAAGTCAAAAAGCGGAAACTCCGGAACAAAAAGAAAAAGTAAATGAAGTTAATGTGTATACACATAGACATTATGAATCAGATCAGAAACTATTTGCACTTTTCGAAAAAGAAACAGGAATTAAGGTAAATGTAGTCAATGCGTCAGCAGATGAATTAATACAAAAAATGACAGCAGAAGGAGAGCAGTCTCCTGCCGATGTTTTAATTACAGTTGATGCTGGACGTCTTGTACGTGCGAAACAGAAAGGGTTATTACAGGGAGTAGAATCTCAAATGTTGGAAATTAATATTCCAGAACACTTGAGAGATAAGGATAATCATTGGTTTTCGTTGACGAAGAGAGCAAGAGTTATTGTGTATGCAAAAGATCGTGTAAAACCAGAGGCTTTATCTACGTATGAAAACCTTACCGAAGATGCCTGGAAGAAGAAGGTGTTGATTCGATCGTCTAATAATATTTACAACCAGTCATTACTGGCTTCTATGATTGCTCATAAAGGAGAAGAAGAAGCTACAAAATGGGCAAAAGGGATTGTAGATAATATGGCGAGAACACCGAAAGGAAATGATAGAGATCAGGTAAAGGCTGTAGTTGCTGGAGAAGCGGATGTTGCAATTGTTAATACCTATTATATAGGAAAGCTTCTTAATTCTAAAAATCCAGAAGAAGTAACAGCTGGAGAGGGAGTAGGAATCTTCTTTCCTAATCAATCAGAAAGAGGAGCTCATATCAATGTTAGTGGAGCAGGAATTGCAAAATACGCTCCAAATAAAGAAAATGGGATCAAGTTTATTGAGTTCTTAAGTAGCCCTGCTGCCCAGAAAGTATTTGCGGATTCTAATTATGAGTATCCTGTAAACGCTTCTGTACCAGCATCTGATTTGCTGCAATCCTGGGGGACTTTTAAAGAAGATGTATTGCCATTATCAGCATTGGGAGAAAATAATAAAAAAGCAGTACTTATTTTCGATACAGTAGGATGGAAGTAAAGAGAAGTCATAAGTGTATTTTGATATTGAAAATAATGATGTAATTGAGCAGGCAATAGTAGTAAATGAAAAAAGACACTTCGTATTCTTTATTATATAAAATAAAACGTTTTAAACGAGATATAAATCAGTGGTCAATAGCAACATTGGCCATTGTTTTTATTATAGCATTTCCAGTGATTACAATTTTTTTGAAATTGTTTTCAGGACCTGGAGAAACCTGGGATCATATTGTGGCAACCTTATTGCCAGAATATACAAAAACATCGATAGCCTTAATTATAGGTTGTTCTGTTTTTACACTGATTTTTGGGGTATCGACTGCCTGGATTGTGTCCAGATATGATTTTCCAGGAAGGAAGATGTTAGAGTGGCTATTGATTCTGCCGTTGGCTATTCCTTCCTATATTACAGCATATGCATATGTAGGGGTGTTTGATTATGGAGGAACCTTGGAATTACTCATGGAATCTGTAAATATAACATTACCTAAAATCGATATTATGAATACGTATGGGCTAATTTTTGTTCTTAGTTTTTCATTATATCCATATGTGTATGTCAGTGCACGTGCCGTCTTTTTGCATCAGGCTGGGAATTTGATAGAAGCTTCAAAGTTATTAGGAGCTGGAGAGTTAAAAACATTTTTTAAGGTTGTATTTCCTCTGGCCAGACCAGCAATTATCGGAGGATTGATTTTAGTACTGATGGAAGTATTAAACGATTATGGAGCAGCAAAATATTATGGAGTAAGTACATTTACTGTTGGGATTTTCAGATCCTGGTTTTCTTTAGAAGAACCTGATACGGCAGTATACCTTTCTGCGATACTAATTGTTATTATTTTTGGGTTAATTGTATTGGAGCGATTTCAACGACGAAAAAAGAAATATCATAATGCCTCAAAATCCAATAGACCTCTCTGTCGTAAAAATAGTAAGGGAGTGCAGAAAATAGGACTTATATGTTGGGTAGGGATTCCGGTTTTTATAGGTTTTTTGATTCCTGTAGCTCAATTGTTATACTGGGCAGTATTAACCTATACAGATGTATTTTCAGTAGCTTTTTTTTATACAGCGTTGCAAAGTTTGGGGATCGCAATATTATCAGCAGTTATTACAGTGATAATCGCTTTAAAGCTGATTTACTTTACCCGATGGAATAAGATAAAACAAATAAACCTCGTCGCCAAGATGAGTACCTTAGGATATGCGATTCCGGGAGCAGTGATTGCTGTTGGAGTGATGATTCCAACACTGTTTATTGATAAGTGGCTGTATCGCGTGCTCAGAGAAGCATTTTCTTGGGAAGTAGGTTTGTTGATTAATGGAACAATCATAGGATTGATATATGCATATGCAGTTCGGTTTTTGGCAGTAGCCTATTCTCCCATAGAGGGTAGTGTGTCGAAAGTAGGAGAAGGGATATCTGAATCTTCAATGATGTTGGGAGCAGGAAGGTGGAGAACTTTTTTTTCGATTGATATTCCTCTGATTAAAAAAGGTATGTGGAGTGCGGTTTTACTAGTGTTTGTAGATATTATGAAAGAGCTACCTCTAACGCTGATTCTAAAACCATATGGAGTAACCACACTAGCTGTCAAAGCTTATGAATATGCCAGTGATGAGATGATTGCAGAAGCAGCATTACCCTCATTATGTGTAATCCTTACCGGAATTCTGCCAGTGATATTTTTAAACCGATTAATAACCAAATAAATGAGTTTGTTAAAAATACATAACCTTAGTAAGTCTTTTGATAATGGAAAAACAAAAGTTCTTGATACGGTTTCTTTTGAACTAGAAAAAGGACGTGTATTGACAATCGTAGGGGAAAGTGGAAGTGGAAAAACAACCCTGATTCGTTTGATTGCCGGATTAGAAACTCCGGATGATGGAATTGTCGAGCTAAATGATACAGTACTATCTTCTGTAGATATAATGGTACGTGCAGAGAAAAGAAATGTAGGTTTGGTTTTTCAGGATTATGCATTATTTCCGCATAAGACGGTGCAAGAAAATATAATGTATGGAATTCATAAACAACATGATAAAAAAGAACGAGTAGCTGAGGTTCTGGAATTGGTAGGATTGTCTGGTTTCGAAAGTAGATATCCGCACCAGTTATCCGGTGGACAGCAACAACGGGTGGCATTAGCCAGAGCATTAGCACCTCGCCCCGAAGTGTTAATCCTTGATGAACCTTTCAGTAATCTGGATGTTATTCTCAAAGACCAGTTGAGAAGAGAGATTTTTGAAATCATTCATAAGACAGGCGTAACAGCAATTTTTGTAACACATGATACAGATGATGCTCTTTCTGTGTCTGATAGTATTATTGTTCTGCAAAAAGGGAAAATGATTCAGAATGCTACAGCATTTGAGCTTTTTAATGCTCCTAAGACTCCGTATGTAGCTTCTCTGTTTAGTGCAGTGGTTAATTTTACAACAAAAGAATTAGAAGAGTTTAGATATCCGGCATCTGAAAGTACTTCTTACATGCTGAGAACTTCAAGTTTTCGAATAGAAGAAGATACGGATTATTCAGTAACAGCACGAGTGCTCTCCGTTCTCTTTATGGGAGCATATTACCAGATTTCTGTAGAGACTCCCCAAGGGAATCTTTATACTATTTGTTCCTCAAATGATTATCAAAATAAAAACATAACAATAGGATTTAATCAACCTGACATATTTCATTTTGAACGTCAGATTAATTAAAATAGTCTGAGTATAAATTAGTCTGATTTATACTTTAAAACCAATGAAAACGCTACAAAAACCGTAATTTAGTTAAATCAAATAGAAATGAGACAAGATATGATACCTGAAATAGAAAAATCGTTAAACGATCAGATAAAACACGAAGCAAAAGCTTCTGCGCAATATTTAGCGATGGCGTGTTGGGCAGATGCACAAGGATATAATGGGATAGCCGAATTTTTCTACACACAGTCTGAAGAAGAACGTGCCCATATGACCAAATTGGTTAAATTTATTAATGAAAGAAGTGGGACCGCAATTATTCCTGCTTTGGATAAGCCTAGAGCAGAGTTTGATTCATTACTACAGCTTTTTGAAATATTCTTGGAGCATGAAGAATTTGTTACAGCACAAATTAATGACGTAATTTTCAAGTGCCTGGAGTATAAAGATTACAATGTGCATAACTTTATGCAATGGTATGTTTCTGAGCAGTTAGAAGAAGAAGCTACGGCCAGAACATTGCTGGATAAATTAAAAATTATAGGAGATGATAAGTCTGGACATTATTTGTTCGATAGAGACATTAATACATTTAATGTAGCCTCTGAACAAGGAAATCAATAAGACAGTATTCCTACTCCTTATAGGTATATAATTGATAGTGATAAAGATCACTTGATAAATTAAAAAGATTCTTTTTGTAAGAATCTTTTTTTTTGCTTTATTTGCACTTTATTTAGATTCAATAAAAACTAAAGAAGTGCAGAATATAGAAATTTCATCAGTACATACTCCTTGTGTTATGTTTTCTTGTGAGGGGTATAGTTGCGGAGGAAAAAAGAAAAAATGTTGTAAGAAATACAAAAAGAAAGGAAAGACAAACTGTAAGAAATGCCCTAAACTTTAATTTTTTTTAACGTGTATAATTTTTCGTTTCGATAACGAAATCATAAACAAGCTTTTTAGGAAGATTGTAGTAAAAATAAAAGCAATGTGATTTGTCTAAATCACATTGCTTTTATTTTTTTGAGTAGATTTGAGTAAATAGAAACGGAGGGGATGAAAATTAATACATACGAAAAAGAATGTTCTTTTCGTTGAAAGATAGAATAGCGATTACAGAAGAGAATTATGATTAAAATGTTTATAGAATCAATAAGAAGAGGGATGAAAAAAAATAGTACACTTGTATGTTTATTTTTGTTGTCTACTAGTCTGTTGATAGGTCAGGAAACTGACTGGAAAAGCAATTTTGATGAATCGAAAAAAGAAGCTGTCGAAAACAATAAAAACATAGTGTTGGTTTTTGCTGGATCTGATTGGTGCGCCCCTTGTATAAAACTTGAAAAATATATTCTGAATACGGAAGAATTTATTGCTCTGGCGACAAAAGATTTTGTTTTGATAAAAGCAGATTTTCCAAGAAAAAAGAAGAATCAGTTGTCTGAAGAAATACAAGAACAAAACAGGGGATTAGCAGAAAAATATAATAAGAGCAATGGATTTCCGTTAGTGGTGGTCTTGGATCCACATGGAAGAAAATATGGAGAACTAGGATATAAAAAAGTAACTCCTGAAATGTACTTAAAAGAATTGCAAGCCTTAATACCGTATTAATCATTGAAATCAGTTACTGTTTTTGTCGCTTTTTTATGTTGGGTTTCCCAGAGTTATTCTCAGGAAATATTCAAAAAGAATTTTTCTTTGATGGGAAGTCAGTTCGATATCACACTGGTCGCATCCAATGAGATAGAAGCAGCTCAATTTATAGAAGCAGCCATAGGTGAAATGAAACGCATCGAAAAATTGATTTCTTCCTGGGATAATAATTCTCAGACATCTTTAATCAATAAAAATGCAGGAGTAGCTGCTGTAAAAGTATCAAGGGAACTGTATGATCTGATTGAACGATCTATAGCGATATCAAGGCTAACAGACGGAGCTTTTGATATCACATATGCTTCTATGGATGCTATCTGGAAGTTTGATGGAAGTATGCGTGAAATGCCATCAGAAAAAGAGATAGTCAAATCAGTTGCGTATGTAGGTTATAAAAATATTGTATTGGATTCGAATCTATCCACTGTTTTTCTGAAACAACAAGGGATGAAAATAGGATTTGGAGCTATAGGGAAAGGATATGCTGCAGATAAAGCAAAAAAACTACTACAGTCCAGGGGAGTGATCGCTGGTATCATAAATGCATCTGGCGATATGAATACCTGGGGAAAGAAACCCAATGGAGAAGATTGGACAGTAGCCATAAAGAATCCAATGGCAAAACAACAGGTTTTTGCAACATTACCTATAAAAAACAGAGCAGTGGTTACTTCTGGAGATTATGAAAAGTATGTAAAGCTAGATGGCAAAAAGTATACACATATTATAGATCCCAGAACAGGGTATCCTTCTTACGGTATTGTAAGTGTTACAGTTTTTGCACCTGGAGCAGAAATGGCTGATGCTCTGGCAACTTCTGTCTTTGTGATGGGGAAAGCGGTCGGAATCGATAGGATAAATCAATTAAATGGAGTAGATTGTATTATCATAGATGATAAAGGGATGGTATATACATCAAACCACATAAAAATCAATAAGGAATATGAAAAAAAATAAAGTAAGGTTACTAGCTGTTATATATAAGGTTGTTGTGGTTTGTATTGTTTTTATATGCTATTCATGTGTTACTGTTAAGGAGTATGAGAAAGTACGGATTAACGATCCCGATATGGAATTGGCCTCTCGAAAAATAAAAAGATTTCGAACGAATTTTCAAGCGTATAGAGAAGCGGCTGTAGGAGCCAATGGGGGGAAAACCGGAGGAGGTTGTGGGTGTAATTAATCTTGACATAAAAAAATATACGCAAGTGAGGAAATTATCTTTTCAAATACAGTGGATTATTTTTGTTTTTGTGATTGGAAGTATGACGATGAAAGCACAGCAATCACAGGATTCTGTAGCAGTGACTCCTTATAAGAAAAGAGTACTGGAAACAACAGAGATTGATTTTTTGATGAGTTATTATACACAAGAAGGAGATAATGCAGCAGTTACAGGAGGAAGAGGAACAGAAGAGTTGGTAGATACAAACCCG contains:
- a CDS encoding TonB-dependent receptor is translated as MKLKVYKIIIAITVFAFSYTSYGQYAISGKVIDTKSKGIPDADVYNQNTGVHVKTDQEGKFLFPDVKEGSYVITVFGLAYEISEQPLDVSSDTEIKIVLKPLGEELSEVLITQRKKKIFGLKQLKPVEGTAIYAGKKSEVVLLENSLGNLAANNARQVYAQVVGLNIYENSIGGLQLNIGGRGLDPNRTANFNTRQNGYDISADVLGYPESYYTPPAEALSEIQVVRGAASLQYGTQFGGMINFKMKQPNPDKEIELVSRQTLGSYNLFTSFNSLGGTKGKFSYYAYFNYKQGDGFRPNSDFDSKNAYAHLGYQLTENTKITGEFTYLKYLAHQPGGLTDDMFEEDPAQSNRTRNWFEVDWKLFSLRLDHKFSDKTDMSVNFFGLDASRYALGFRTNRVDQPDDIDEPRDLITGDFKNFGAEARVLSRYNLMGEESIFLIGTKYYQANNDGQQGPGDNGTSIDFDFKHDKFSSYPSQSKFDYPNLNVAVFGENIFKFSDKFSVTPGFRFEYIKTEIEGSFRNIVTNLAGDVILDETIEDNRSLERSFVLLGLGASYKPFDGMELYGNISENYRSVTFSDINIVNPSFKIDTDIQDESGFTADIGARGKLNEVVSYDVGIFGLFYNDRIGVIQQEQQDGAVKNFRTNVGDAVIYGMESLIDVNLNKVLLQNSKNTRFNWFANTALVNSKYQNTDKEVEFVPNINFKTGMSFGYKNLVTSVQYSLLTDQFSDADNSVDPNISGIIGVIPSYSILDVSASYTYKMLKLETGINNLLNESYFTQRATGYPGPGIIPSEPLTWYVTLQLQL
- a CDS encoding peptidase, which encodes MFISEVKSNLGEDISILIRKDNHSWNYLCECGEASELTVKEIQQIRAIFISHTHIDHFVNFDTIVRHQIGIERTVVVCGPKGISDQVASRLRGYTWNLVAENAIKYQIREILEEGQVKTYEVIPPYWRLKEIEMDSENKIYENEAFAVSYTLLDHKTPSVAYRFTEQDRVKISLDTCSFKGGVWVGELKTAFANNDVDREIDVEGTLYKAEELFSLLCLQKGDSLGVIMDHAANERNHHKINKLFKNCNTVFIESFYKNEDKELAVLNYHSYARKSGEIMKKAEVEKAIPVHFSRKYKEKDLKALEKEFYAAWKEGG
- a CDS encoding Fe(3+) ABC transporter substrate-binding protein, yielding MRYLIIAFALLVISCKNEKSQKAETPEQKEKVNEVNVYTHRHYESDQKLFALFEKETGIKVNVVNASADELIQKMTAEGEQSPADVLITVDAGRLVRAKQKGLLQGVESQMLEINIPEHLRDKDNHWFSLTKRARVIVYAKDRVKPEALSTYENLTEDAWKKKVLIRSSNNIYNQSLLASMIAHKGEEEATKWAKGIVDNMARTPKGNDRDQVKAVVAGEADVAIVNTYYIGKLLNSKNPEEVTAGEGVGIFFPNQSERGAHINVSGAGIAKYAPNKENGIKFIEFLSSPAAQKVFADSNYEYPVNASVPASDLLQSWGTFKEDVLPLSALGENNKKAVLIFDTVGWK
- a CDS encoding iron ABC transporter permease is translated as MKKDTSYSLLYKIKRFKRDINQWSIATLAIVFIIAFPVITIFLKLFSGPGETWDHIVATLLPEYTKTSIALIIGCSVFTLIFGVSTAWIVSRYDFPGRKMLEWLLILPLAIPSYITAYAYVGVFDYGGTLELLMESVNITLPKIDIMNTYGLIFVLSFSLYPYVYVSARAVFLHQAGNLIEASKLLGAGELKTFFKVVFPLARPAIIGGLILVLMEVLNDYGAAKYYGVSTFTVGIFRSWFSLEEPDTAVYLSAILIVIIFGLIVLERFQRRKKKYHNASKSNRPLCRKNSKGVQKIGLICWVGIPVFIGFLIPVAQLLYWAVLTYTDVFSVAFFYTALQSLGIAILSAVITVIIALKLIYFTRWNKIKQINLVAKMSTLGYAIPGAVIAVGVMIPTLFIDKWLYRVLREAFSWEVGLLINGTIIGLIYAYAVRFLAVAYSPIEGSVSKVGEGISESSMMLGAGRWRTFFSIDIPLIKKGMWSAVLLVFVDIMKELPLTLILKPYGVTTLAVKAYEYASDEMIAEAALPSLCVILTGILPVIFLNRLITK
- a CDS encoding ABC transporter ATP-binding protein — encoded protein: MSLLKIHNLSKSFDNGKTKVLDTVSFELEKGRVLTIVGESGSGKTTLIRLIAGLETPDDGIVELNDTVLSSVDIMVRAEKRNVGLVFQDYALFPHKTVQENIMYGIHKQHDKKERVAEVLELVGLSGFESRYPHQLSGGQQQRVALARALAPRPEVLILDEPFSNLDVILKDQLRREIFEIIHKTGVTAIFVTHDTDDALSVSDSIIVLQKGKMIQNATAFELFNAPKTPYVASLFSAVVNFTTKELEEFRYPASESTSYMLRTSSFRIEEDTDYSVTARVLSVLFMGAYYQISVETPQGNLYTICSSNDYQNKNITIGFNQPDIFHFERQIN
- a CDS encoding ferritin, whose translation is MIPEIEKSLNDQIKHEAKASAQYLAMACWADAQGYNGIAEFFYTQSEEERAHMTKLVKFINERSGTAIIPALDKPRAEFDSLLQLFEIFLEHEEFVTAQINDVIFKCLEYKDYNVHNFMQWYVSEQLEEEATARTLLDKLKIIGDDKSGHYLFDRDINTFNVASEQGNQ
- a CDS encoding thioredoxin family protein, producing the protein MKKNSTLVCLFLLSTSLLIGQETDWKSNFDESKKEAVENNKNIVLVFAGSDWCAPCIKLEKYILNTEEFIALATKDFVLIKADFPRKKKNQLSEEIQEQNRGLAEKYNKSNGFPLVVVLDPHGRKYGELGYKKVTPEMYLKELQALIPY
- a CDS encoding FAD:protein FMN transferase; translated protein: MKSVTVFVAFLCWVSQSYSQEIFKKNFSLMGSQFDITLVASNEIEAAQFIEAAIGEMKRIEKLISSWDNNSQTSLINKNAGVAAVKVSRELYDLIERSIAISRLTDGAFDITYASMDAIWKFDGSMREMPSEKEIVKSVAYVGYKNIVLDSNLSTVFLKQQGMKIGFGAIGKGYAADKAKKLLQSRGVIAGIINASGDMNTWGKKPNGEDWTVAIKNPMAKQQVFATLPIKNRAVVTSGDYEKYVKLDGKKYTHIIDPRTGYPSYGIVSVTVFAPGAEMADALATSVFVMGKAVGIDRINQLNGVDCIIIDDKGMVYTSNHIKINKEYEKK
- a CDS encoding DUF4266 domain-containing protein, whose translation is MKKNKVRLLAVIYKVVVVCIVFICYSCVTVKEYEKVRINDPDMELASRKIKRFRTNFQAYREAAVGANGGKTGGGCGCN